Within the Iodidimonas sp. SYSU 1G8 genome, the region CTAGGTGGGGATGGCGGCTTTTTCTTGTCCGCTGACGATGCGCGGACAGAAAAAGGGCGGCGCAGTCGCCCGCGCCGCCCTTCCGATCTAATGCATGACGTGCTTAGGCGAGCGCCTTCTGCAGGTTCTCGTCCAGCTTGGCCAGGAAGTCCTGGGTGGTCATCCAGGGCTGGTCGGGGCTGACCAGGATCGCCAGATCCTTGGTCATGAAGCCGGATTCGATGGCATCGACGCAGACCTTTTCCAGGGTCTCGGCGAAACGCACCACGTCCGGCGTCTCGTCCAGCTTGCCGCGATGGGCAAGGCCGCGCGTCCAGGCGAAGATCGAGGCGACCGGGTTGGTCGAGGTGGCTTCACCGCGCTGGTGCTGGCGGTAATGGCGGGTGACGGTGCCGTGCGCGGCTTCCGCCTCGCAGGTCTTGCCATCGGGGGTCAGCAGCACCGAGCTCATCATGCCCAGCGAGCCGAAGCCCTGCGCGACGGTGTCGGACTGCACGTCGCCATCGTAGTTCTTGCAGGCCCAGACGAACGCGCCGTCCCACTTCAGGGCCGAGGCGACCATGTCGTCGATCAGGCGGTGTTCGTAGATGACACCGGCTTCCTTGAACTTCGCCGCGAATTCGTTGTCGAACACTTCCTGGAACAGGTCCTTGAACCGGCCGTCATAGGCTTTCAGGATGGTGTTCTTGGTGGACAGGTAGACCGGCCACTTGCGGTCGAGGCCATAGTTCAGGCAGGCACGGGCGAAATCGCGAATGGAATCGTCCAGGTTGTACATGCCCATCGCCACGCCGGCGCTCGGGAACTGGAACACTTCATATTCGATCGGCTCACCGCCGCCTTCGGGCTCGAACTTCATGGTCAGCTTGCCGGCGCCGGGCACCTTGAAGTCGGTCGCGCGGTACTGGTCGCCGAAGGCATGACGGCCGATGACGATCGGCTTGGTCCAGCCCGGCACCAGACGCGGAATGTTGGTGCAGACGATCGGCTCGCGGAACACGGTGCCGCCCAGAATGTTGCGGATCGTGCCGTTGGGCGACTTCCACATCTTCTTCAGCTTGAATTCCTCGACACGCGCTTCGTCCGGGGTGATGGTCGCGCACTTCACGCCGACGCCGTACTGCTTGATGGCGTTGGCGGCGTCGATCGTCACCTGATCGTCGGTGGCATCGCGGTGTTCCATGCCCAGATCGTAGTATTTCAGGTCGATGTCCAGGTACGGAAGGATCAGGCGATCCTTGATGAAGCTCCAGATGATCCGGGTCATTTCATCGCCGTCCAGCTCAACGACCGGATTCTTGACTTTGATTTTCGCCATTGTTGTTTCTTCCTTCTAATCACGCGTGAACGGGACGGAAAAGTCGCGGCACCATAGCATCGGGTCCGGCGTCGGAAAAGCATTGGACCGGGAAATTTCAGGATGGCTGTAATGCACCCGGCGCGCCCTGTCAGGTCCAGTCCGTGAAAGGATGAATCGTCGGGGGGCGGGCATTCCCCAGCGCGGCCAGCACGTGCTGGACGTCATCGACGATTTCATAGAGATCGAGATCGCTCTCGGCGCAGAAGCCGGCATCGGCGCGGTCCCGCATCAGCGCCGCGAAATGGCCCCAGGCACCGCCGACGTTCAGCAGGAGCACGGGCTTGTCATGGATTCCCAACTGCCGCCAGGACAGGATCTCCACCGTTTCCTCCAGCGTGCCGATCCCTCCGGGCAGGGCGATGAAGGCATCCGACAGGTCGAACATCATGCGCTTGCGGTCGTGCATGCTGTCGACGACATGCAGTTCGGTCAGGCCCTGTTTGATCAGTTCCCTGGTGGCGAGATGGCGCGGCATGACGCCGGTGACCTGCCCGCCGGCATCGAGCGCCGCCTGGGCGACCACATCCATCAGGCCGATGCCGCCGGCGCCATAGACCAGGCGGATGCCGTTCTCGCCCAGAAGGCGGCCCAGCGCCGCCGCCGCCCTGGCCATGGCGGGATCACGGCCGCGCCGCGATCCGCAGAACACGCAGATTGATGCAGGCAGGACCATCAGCCCTCGCTCCCCATTGTCACAGGACGGCCTTGGCCGCGTGCTTCAGTCTTACAGGAGGATTTCGTTGCAGTGCAACACCGCCTGACCTTATGGTTCGCGCGCGTGGACACACGTGCTTTTTGCCCTAGGTGACAAGAGGCACGGTGCAGGGTGTCCGGCGCGGTGCAGGTCATTGGAAAGAAATCAGCGTGCGCATTCCCATCGTGCCCATCGTTGTCGCCGCCGCCATCATCGCGGGTGGGATCGTCGCGTTCCGTGGTTCGAGCGACGACGCGCCGCAGATCGCGGTCGGCGAGTCGTCCGGCATGGAATCGAGCGTGACGACTCCGGCGCCAGTCATCGATTTTGACGTGATTCGGATCAGCCGCGAAGGCTCGGGGGTTATCGCCGGCGATAGCGAGCCCGGCGCCTTCATCGACGTCCTGGTTGATGGGGTGTCGATTGGCAAGGCACGGGCTAGCGAAACCGGTGCCTGGGAACTTGTGTTCGCCGCGCCGCTGCAACCGGGCGCCCGCGCATTGAGCCTGACCGCGACCCTGCCCGGCGGACTGGAAGCGCAGTCGCGCAATATCATCGTGGTGGCGGTACCGCCAGCAAAGACCGACGGCCCGACCGATGACGATGGCGCCATTGCCGTCCTGACGCCGCGCGATGGCAGCGCCGCCAGCCGTGTGCTCCAACGCCCCGGGGCACTGCGGCCAAAGGTCGAGGTCGGCCTCGACATCATCGATCGCCTGCCGTCCGGTGTCGTGGTCGTTTCCGGCCACTCGGCGCCGTCGGCGCAGGTTCGCCTGTCGCTCGACGGGACGGCCGTCGGGACGGCGTCGGCCGACGACAAGGGCCGCTGGAGCCTGGCACTCGAGAAGGCGCCTGGAATAGGCGGACATATTCTGCGCATGGACCAGATCGGCGTCGAGGACAGCGTGGCGCTCAGGGTCGAGCAGGTGTTCGACCTCACCGCGACGCTCAGGATGTCGCCTAGCGACGGCAAGGTCGCCGTCGTCCGCGACATGGATGTCTGGCACGTGGTGCGGGCGCTGCCGTCCGGCGGCACGCTCTATACCCAGATTTTCCAGCTCGACAAGGGGCAGGAGCGGCACCCGGTCACCAATGCACCGGTCGTGCTGCGCTGACCTTGACGGTGCGTTGTCCGTTGTTGCCGCCGGAGAATTGACCGACAATAGGTTGGCGTTCAGCATCCACCGCCCGCAAGGGGCTCGTTCGTGACCGACCGGCCGGCCAAGTGCCTTCTCATCGCCCGAAACTTTCCGCCGGTCATTGGGGGATCGGCCATGGTCTATGACCAGCTGGCCAGTCACGCCGGTGGCCGGATCGTCGTGCTCACCGGCCGTCACGACATCGAGACGGGCCTCGAATTACCGGGCTGGCGCGGGCTGGACGAGAGCCGCGCCTACCCGATCGCCCGGGTGGACTGGCTGCGGCCGCGCGAGAGCCGCCGGCGTCCTGGCTTGCTGTCGGCCGGCGCGGCGCTTCTGGCCGACTACTGGACGCGTCTGAAGGTCACCGCCGCCATCCTCCGTCTGTGCCTCACCCATGACATCAGGGTCGTTTGCATCGGCGAGTTGATCTCTCTGGGATGGATCGCTTCGGCCCTGCGCCTCGTGCCGGGCATGCGCAGTATCTGCTTTATCCATGGCGAGGAAATCACCACCGAGTTCGGCTACCGGCGCTTCGCCCGTAACCGTGCCCGCTCGCTGCGTCATGCCGATGCGGTGGTGGCGGTGAGTTCCTATACCCGCGAGCAGCTGGTGGCGCTGATGGGCACCGATCCGGCGAAGATCGAGGTGATCAACAATGGCGTGGACTTGGACCGCTTCCGCCCAGTGGCGGAACGGGCGGACCTCGTGGCGCGATACGGCCTCGCCGGTCGTAGAACCATACTCACCATCAGCCGCCTGATGGAAAAGAAGGGTATCGACAGTACGCTTTACGCGCTCGCCGGATTGGTCGAGGCCCGGCCCGACCTGTGTTACCTGATCGTCGGGGATGGCGAATTTCGCGCCGCGCTGGAGGCATTGGTGTGTGAACTCCATCTCGAGGGCCATGTCGTCTTCACCGGGTCCGTGAAGGTGGAAGAACTCGCCGATCATTATGCGCTCGGGGACTTTTTCGTGATGCCGAACCGCCGCATGCCCGATGGTGACACGGAAGGCTTCGGCCTGGTGTTTCTCGAGGCCAATGCCTGTCGCAAGGCGGTGATCGGAGGGCGCGACGGCGGCGTGGTCGATGCCGTTGTCGATGGTGAAACCGGTCTGCTGGTCAATGGTCACAGTATCGAGTCCATCCGCGCCGCGATGGCCGCGCTCCTCGACGATCCCGAGCGGCGCGACCGCATGGCGGAAGCGGGCTATCGCCGTGCGCTCGGGTCAGGCTGGCCATCGCGCGCGGACCAGTTCATGGCGCTCGTCGACCGGTTGGGAGGACGCGCCCGATGATTCGACGATTGCTCGAGCGCATGCTGGCATCCTATCGCTTTCGCGACGAAATCGAGGCGATGATCCGGGCCCGGGCCGCGCACGCCCGCTTTTCCGATCCGCGCGATGTGCCGCTGACGCCATTGCCGGCGCGCTATGAGCGCATGTCGCGCGCACCACGCTGCGATGGCGCGGGCGCCATCTTCATCACGGCCCGGTTCCGGACCGGATCGACGTTTCTTTGGCAGCTCTTCAACCAGCTGGACGGATTCGCGGCGTTTTACGAACCCCTCAACGAGCGGCACGGGCCTGGGCGGCGATGGGATCATGTCGATCAGACACATCGCGGCGTGACCGACTACCGGCTCAATTTCGACAGGGTCGGCGATCTGGGGCATCTGCACCGAGAAGCGTGGGCGTTCGACAAGCTGTACATGGACGAGGGCGATTGGGATCCGGATCTTCACGACTATATCGCCGCGCTCGCCTCGGTATCGGGCGTCGTGCCCGTGCTGCAATTCAATCGGGTCGATTTCCGGCTGCGCTGGCTCCGCGCCTATTTTCCAGCCGCGCGGATCGTGCATCTCTACCGCTCGCCGCGGGAACAATGGATGTCGTGTCTGGGCCGGGAGCCGGTAACCCGTGACATGAGCCCGGCGGCTTTCGAAGTGCACGACCGGTTTTATCTACTGGCATGGGCGAGAGACCTGGCGCGCGTGTATCCGTTCCTGCATCCGTCCGCACACCGGCATCCGTACGCCATCCACTACATGATCTGGCGCCTGTCGCACGCGCATGGCGCCCGGTTTGGCGATATCTCCATCGCCTATGAAGACCTCGTCGCCGATGTGGGCGGCGTCATGGCGGATGTTCTTGCCCGCTGCGGCTATCCGCAATCGCCGGCGGCTCTCGGCAGGCTCGCGGCGTTGAGCGATCCGCCCGCCATCGGGAAATGGCCGTCATTCGCGCCCGCCAGCTGGTTCGAGGAGATCGAGGCCGACTGCGACCGGATTCTCGAAGCGGCATTCTCCGCCTCCTTCACGGACCGGGCCTGACGAAGAAACGGCCCCGGACATCTCCGGGGCCGTTGTACTCTGTCGATCAAGGCCGCGGCGTCGCTCAGCGGCCGGGACGGTTATCCTCGTCCTGATCCGGCGTCGGGCGCTCCCTCGGTTTACGCTCCTCGCGCTCGCGCGGCGCCTCCCGCTGCTGCGGCGCCGCGGTCGGGCGTTCCGCCTGCGGGCGTTGCTGGACGTCCGGACGCGCGGCACGGCGCTCCTCAATGCTGGGGCGATCATTCCGCCTTTCGCTGGCGGCCGGCGTCGGGGTGCGGTCCGGCGTCGGTTCCTTGCGCTCGATGCCGCGCTGATGCAAGCCTGGCTGAGGCTGCGCCTGCGGCTTCGGGGCCGTCACCGGTGCGGTGCGCTGCTGAACCTCGCGCGCCCGCTCCTGGGCATTGCGGCGGGCTTCCTCGGCACGTTCGCGGGCGCGATCATTATCGTTGTCCCGGACGCGGTCGTTATCGCGGCGATCATTGTCGCCGCGGTCATTGTCACGCCGATCACGATCATTCCAATCACGACCGTCACGGCGATCACGATCGTTCCAGTCCCGGCGGTCGGGACGGGGACCCCAATTGGGCCTGTAGTGGTCGTGATAGTGCCGTTCCCAACGGTTGCGCTCCGAATAGAACGGGCGGCCGCGATAGTAGTTGTCCCAGTAGTTGCCGAAGCTGAAGGAGAGGACGCCAATCCCCAGATAGGGGGCGGCGGTCACGATGCCCTGGCGGCGACCGCGGTAGTCGACGACCAGATCCTCGCCGGCGACCCAGCCGCGATCGGACCGGTACCCCACATCGCACCAGCTCCAGTCTCTCAGGCAGCCGTAGATGTCGACGTTTCGACCGTCACGGATGACGCGCACTGTAGGATAGTCGTAATCCGGTCCGGCGCGCAGCTCGGTCCGTTCGACGGTGAAGCCATTGGCGGCATTCGCCGCACCCGGCAAGAAAGCCGCGCCCGCGACGAGCACGGCGGCGGCGACGCATTTGCGAAACATTGTTCTCTCCAAAAGACGTGCTTGATGACTTGCGGCGTGGGCCGCTGTCTTTTCTCGGTCCGCGCAGGGCGCTAACGCCCGGACCCCTTCAGGGTTCCGGGCGCGAAACAATGACTGGTCAGGGTTACGGACCATCACCGATGAGGGCGGTGGTCGGGCCGGTCGCGGTCCCTGCGATGGATGTCGCCGCGATGATCGGGACCTCGGCGGTGGTCGCTCCAGTGGCGTTCCCAACGGCCGCGATCACGATAGAAGCCGCGGTCGCGATAGTGGTTGTCCCAGTAGGAGCGGAAGCTGAACGAAATCACCGGCAAGTTCATGCGCGGCGCGACCTGGATCACATTCACACGCCGTCCGCGGTAGTCGGCCGCCACGAGATCGCCGCGAATCCAGCCGCGGTCGCGGCGCGCGGTGACCTCGCACCAGCTCCAGTCCCTCAGGCATCCGTTGATCCGCAAAGGCGCTCCGCGTTTGATGCTGCCGACCGTGGGATAGGCCAGGTCGGGTCCAGCCTTCACCTGAACCCGCGCGGTCGTGTAGCCGGGGAGGGCGTGCGCGGATGCGGAAGTGAACAGTGAGGCACCGACCAAGAGAGCGGCGGTGGCCAGAGTAGACTTAATCATGACTGCCTCCTTCGTGATGATGTCCCTTCCACGTGAAGTGGAGGCATTACCCTTCGGAAGGCAGTTAAAATAATTATTTTATCTTTATTACCGAACGCCGCCCAATCCATATATTAACAATCGATTAACGAATATAATTTTTCCGTTAATCTATTGTTCATTGTCTGGCAGACGGGCCGCGCTGCGAGACCTTGGGCCGAGGTGGCAAGGTCGCTTTCTTCCCATGCGCTCAGCCTCGCGTAATGCGGTGGTGGCTGTGCTATACAGCCGCGATGAGTTCCGCCCCTCAGCATCGTGCGCCGCACGGCCGGCATCACTGGAAGACCGTCAAGACCCTGCTGCCCTATCTGTGGCCGCGCGGCGAGACGACCATGAAGGCCCGCGTCGTCGCCGCGCTGGTATTGCTGGCGGCCGCGAAGGCGATCACCGTGTCCATTCCGCTGGTTTACAAGGCGGTGGTCGCGGCGCTGACCGGGCAGGACGCCGTCCCCGGCGGCGACGCATTCGCGGTGCCCGTTCTGCTGATCGTGGGGTATGGCATCGCGCGTCTTTTATCGCCGGCCTTCGGCGAACTGCGCGACATGATTTTCGCCAATGTGGGCCAGCAGGCGCTGCGCCGGGTCGCCCTGCGCGTCTTCCGGCATCTTCACGGATTGTCGCTCCGGTTCCACCTCGACCGGCGCACGGGCGGGCTGAGCCGCGTCATCGAACGCGGCACGCAGGGCGTGGATTTCGTCCTGCGCTTCATGATCTTCAACATCATCCCAACCATTCTGGAAATCTTCTTCGTCGCCGGCATGATGTGGGGCGTGCTCGACTGGCGCTATGCCGCCGCGACGGTCGCGTCCATCGCCGCCTATGTGATCTTCACCTTCGCCATCACCGAGTGGCGCCTGCGGCTGCGGCGGGAGATGAACCTGCAAGACACCGAGGCCAACACCAAGGCCATCGACAGCCTGCTGAACTATGAGACGGTAAAGTACTTCAATAACGAGGAGCACGAGGCACAGCGCTTCGACAAGGCGATGCGCCGCTACGAGCGCGCGGCGGTGCTGAACCAGAGCAGCCTGTCCGGCCTGAATATCGGCCAGAACGCCATCATCGCCGCCGGATTGATGGCGGTCATGATCATGTCGGCCTTCGACATGGCCGCCGGTCGCCATGGCATCGACGATTTCGTGTTCGTCAACATGCTGCTGGCCCAGCTCTTCATGCCGCTCGGGTTCCTCGGCTTCGTCTACCGCGAAATGCGCCAGTCGCTGATCGACATGGAGGCCATGTTCGACCTGATGGAACAGCCGCGCGAAGTGGAGGACAAGCCCGGCGCGGATGTTCTGGTGGTCGGCGACGGCGAGATCGTCTTCGACCGCGTGTCGTTCGGCTACAAGCCCGACAGGCAGATCCTGTTCGACGTCAGCTTCACCGTGCCGGCGGGCGCCAAGCTCGCCATCGTCGGCCACAGCGGCGCGGGAAAGTCGACTATTTCGCGCCTGCTCTACCGCTTCTATGACGTGACCGGCGGCGCGATCCGCATTGATGGCCAGAATATCGCCGAGGTGACCCAGGACAGCCTGCGCGCGGCCATCGGCATCGTTCCCCAGGACACGGTGCTGTTCAACGATACGATCGGGTACAATATCGGCTATGGCCGGCCATCGGCGCCCTTCGAGCAGGTCGAGGAGGCGGCGCGGCTGGCGGCGATCCATGATTTCATCACGTCGCTGCCGCAAGGGTACGACACCAATGTGGGCGAGCGCGGGCTCAAGGTCTCGGGCGGCGAGAAGCAGCGGATCGCGATCGCCCGCACCATCATGAAGGATCCGCCGATCCTGGTTCTGGACGAGGCGACGTCGGCGCTCGACACCAATACCGAGAAGGACATACAGGAAGCGCTGAAAAGCGTGTCGCGCAACCGCACGACCCTGGTGATCGCGCATCGCCTGTCCACCGTGGTGGACGCGGACGAGATCGTGGTGCTTGAACACGGACGGATCGTCGAGCGCGGGACACATACGGCGCTTCTGGCGTTACCGGAAGGATCGTACGCCACCATGTGGCAGCGACAGCAGGAAGCCGTCGCCGCGGCGGAAAAGCTGGAAACGCTGGCGGCGGACTACTAATTGGCCAACAATGGCCGTCACAAGCCCTGGCGAAAACGAGGCAACGGGAAAATATGAGCGTTCTGGATAGCGTAAAGTCGGTCTTCGTGCCCATTCACCGTGAAGGGCATATGTTCATCGGCATATTTGCCGTCGTAACCCTGGTTCTGACCCTGATCTGGGCGCCCTTGGGTTTCGTCGGTCTGGTGCTGACCGTCTGGTGCGTCTATTTCTTCCGCGATCCTGACCGGACGACGCCGGTGCGGGAAGGTCTGACCATCAGTCCGGCCGATGGCAAGGTGGTGTCCGTGGCCTTCGCGCCGCCGCCGCCCGAGCTGGAGATGGGCACCGAACCGCGCCTGCGGATCGGCATCT harbors:
- a CDS encoding NADP-dependent isocitrate dehydrogenase, which codes for MAKIKVKNPVVELDGDEMTRIIWSFIKDRLILPYLDIDLKYYDLGMEHRDATDDQVTIDAANAIKQYGVGVKCATITPDEARVEEFKLKKMWKSPNGTIRNILGGTVFREPIVCTNIPRLVPGWTKPIVIGRHAFGDQYRATDFKVPGAGKLTMKFEPEGGGEPIEYEVFQFPSAGVAMGMYNLDDSIRDFARACLNYGLDRKWPVYLSTKNTILKAYDGRFKDLFQEVFDNEFAAKFKEAGVIYEHRLIDDMVASALKWDGAFVWACKNYDGDVQSDTVAQGFGSLGMMSSVLLTPDGKTCEAEAAHGTVTRHYRQHQRGEATSTNPVASIFAWTRGLAHRGKLDETPDVVRFAETLEKVCVDAIESGFMTKDLAILVSPDQPWMTTQDFLAKLDENLQKALA
- a CDS encoding TIGR00730 family Rossman fold protein; translation: MVLPASICVFCGSRRGRDPAMARAAAALGRLLGENGIRLVYGAGGIGLMDVVAQAALDAGGQVTGVMPRHLATRELIKQGLTELHVVDSMHDRKRMMFDLSDAFIALPGGIGTLEETVEILSWRQLGIHDKPVLLLNVGGAWGHFAALMRDRADAGFCAESDLDLYEIVDDVQHVLAALGNARPPTIHPFTDWT
- a CDS encoding glycosyltransferase family 4 protein, coding for MTDRPAKCLLIARNFPPVIGGSAMVYDQLASHAGGRIVVLTGRHDIETGLELPGWRGLDESRAYPIARVDWLRPRESRRRPGLLSAGAALLADYWTRLKVTAAILRLCLTHDIRVVCIGELISLGWIASALRLVPGMRSICFIHGEEITTEFGYRRFARNRARSLRHADAVVAVSSYTREQLVALMGTDPAKIEVINNGVDLDRFRPVAERADLVARYGLAGRRTILTISRLMEKKGIDSTLYALAGLVEARPDLCYLIVGDGEFRAALEALVCELHLEGHVVFTGSVKVEELADHYALGDFFVMPNRRMPDGDTEGFGLVFLEANACRKAVIGGRDGGVVDAVVDGETGLLVNGHSIESIRAAMAALLDDPERRDRMAEAGYRRALGSGWPSRADQFMALVDRLGGRAR
- a CDS encoding sulfotransferase; amino-acid sequence: MIRRLLERMLASYRFRDEIEAMIRARAAHARFSDPRDVPLTPLPARYERMSRAPRCDGAGAIFITARFRTGSTFLWQLFNQLDGFAAFYEPLNERHGPGRRWDHVDQTHRGVTDYRLNFDRVGDLGHLHREAWAFDKLYMDEGDWDPDLHDYIAALASVSGVVPVLQFNRVDFRLRWLRAYFPAARIVHLYRSPREQWMSCLGREPVTRDMSPAAFEVHDRFYLLAWARDLARVYPFLHPSAHRHPYAIHYMIWRLSHAHGARFGDISIAYEDLVADVGGVMADVLARCGYPQSPAALGRLAALSDPPAIGKWPSFAPASWFEEIEADCDRILEAAFSASFTDRA
- a CDS encoding SH3 domain-containing protein, with protein sequence MIKSTLATAALLVGASLFTSASAHALPGYTTARVQVKAGPDLAYPTVGSIKRGAPLRINGCLRDWSWCEVTARRDRGWIRGDLVAADYRGRRVNVIQVAPRMNLPVISFSFRSYWDNHYRDRGFYRDRGRWERHWSDHRRGPDHRGDIHRRDRDRPDHRPHR
- a CDS encoding ABC transporter ATP-binding protein/permease — protein: MSSAPQHRAPHGRHHWKTVKTLLPYLWPRGETTMKARVVAALVLLAAAKAITVSIPLVYKAVVAALTGQDAVPGGDAFAVPVLLIVGYGIARLLSPAFGELRDMIFANVGQQALRRVALRVFRHLHGLSLRFHLDRRTGGLSRVIERGTQGVDFVLRFMIFNIIPTILEIFFVAGMMWGVLDWRYAAATVASIAAYVIFTFAITEWRLRLRREMNLQDTEANTKAIDSLLNYETVKYFNNEEHEAQRFDKAMRRYERAAVLNQSSLSGLNIGQNAIIAAGLMAVMIMSAFDMAAGRHGIDDFVFVNMLLAQLFMPLGFLGFVYREMRQSLIDMEAMFDLMEQPREVEDKPGADVLVVGDGEIVFDRVSFGYKPDRQILFDVSFTVPAGAKLAIVGHSGAGKSTISRLLYRFYDVTGGAIRIDGQNIAEVTQDSLRAAIGIVPQDTVLFNDTIGYNIGYGRPSAPFEQVEEAARLAAIHDFITSLPQGYDTNVGERGLKVSGGEKQRIAIARTIMKDPPILVLDEATSALDTNTEKDIQEALKSVSRNRTTLVIAHRLSTVVDADEIVVLEHGRIVERGTHTALLALPEGSYATMWQRQQEAVAAAEKLETLAADY